Proteins co-encoded in one Sander vitreus isolate 19-12246 chromosome 9, sanVit1, whole genome shotgun sequence genomic window:
- the lmo4b gene encoding LIM domain transcription factor LMO4b: MVNPGGSSQPPPVGAGSLSWKRCAGCGGKIADRFLLYTMDSYWHSRCLKCSCCQAQLGEIGTSCYTKSGMILCRNDYIRLFGNSGACSACGQSIPASELVMRAQGNVYHLKCFTCSTCRNRLVPGDRFHYINGSLFCEHDRPTALINGHLSSLQTNPLLPDQKVC, encoded by the exons ATGGTGAATCCCGGAGGCAGCAGCCAGCCACCACCCGTGGGCGCAGGTTCTCTGTCCTGGAAGCGGTGTGCAGGGTGCGGGGGCAAAATCGCAGACCGTTTCCTCCTTTACACCATGGACAGCTACTGGCACAGCCGATGCCTCAAGTGCTCCTGCTGCCAGGCCCAGCTGGGCGAAATCGGCACGTCGTGCTACACAAAAAGCGGCATGATTCTCTGTAGAAACGACTATATCAG ATTATTTGGAAACAGTGGAGCTTGCAGCGCTTGTGGTCAGTCCATTCCAGCCAGTGAACTGGTGATGAGGGCACAGGGCAATGTGTACCACCTCAAG TGTTTCACTTGTTCCACCTGCCGGAACCGGCTCGTCCCCGGGGATCGGTTTCACTACATCAACGGCAGCCTGTTCTGCGAACACGACAGACCCACAGCACTCATCAACGGCCATTTGAGTTCACTGCAGACGAACCCACTACTGCCCGACCAGAAG GTGTGTTAG